The following proteins come from a genomic window of Platichthys flesus chromosome 1, fPlaFle2.1, whole genome shotgun sequence:
- the mtmr10 gene encoding myotubularin-related protein 10 isoform X2, with amino-acid sequence MFSVKPVKPTFKSYLPPVQTDGKKTFEPPIRKLEPKLLPGEIVVNEVNFVRKCISSDSSRDDLWGKLICTNFKVSFILQDAPPKQSHLSHLLLGEHDIPLTCLEQVVTVNDTKGKKKVLGSNQKLKFNPTELILYCKDLRIMRFCFDEAGPESAKKVCLAIAHYSHPADLHLLFGFEYQGRRYHESKEDRVNGSSPRGGLQTPIFDRPSDWDREVKRTSASGWRVCSVNESYAISQSLPEYVVVPVSLADQDLKQYSIFLNDNRIPLWCWNHPNGSALVRMASISDPLQQRKIEQRIFNAITKSHPQRSDVFKSDLDKCLPNIQDIQCAFVKVRHICVIDPFEESEERWLTSIENSRWLEHVRAFLKHSAEIVYTLDGKNSSVILQEEEDRDLNCVVSSLVQLMLDPQYRSLTGFQSLVQKEWVMAGHRFLDRCNHLKKNDKVESPLFMLFLDCVWQMITQYPAAFEFTETYLTVLSDSMWIPLFSTFLFNSSKQRTKHLMDFAKIKAIPQGEDQVVFFPPVWDWSKQFSTKDQTLFNNPMYVGKGAACVQNGGVKTFTRAKKTYSSSVRASPASLRNGLRVGEDTLTRRASLLSELKPDFSTVKEESPAERFFRDWFSQPTDQQGLLIPLLIPSHVALWKLYFLRWVPEACIPKGGSITAYHKLSQLVDEIEILQSQLRQYKGPSPGSTPLPSPHGPPLTQRRMYFKASPQNDPPTPPDFLNSSFPFTPVGNLCRRSIHGTPISKFLNGARIWLSTETLSNDTV; translated from the exons ATGTTCTCTGTCAAACCCGTGAAACCGACCTTCAAGAGTTACCTTCCTCCTGTGCAG ACTGATGGGAAGAAAACCTTTGAACCGCCTATTAGGAAGTTGGAACCCAAGTTACTTCCAG GGGAGATAGTTGTTAATGAGGTGAACTTTGTGAGGAAATGCATCagctctgacagcagcagggaTGACCTTTGGGGGAAGTTGATATGCACCAACTTTAAGGtctccttcatcctccaggATGCCCCACCCAAACAG TCCCACTTGTCCCACCTGCTGCTTGGAGAGCATGACATCCCCCTGACCTGTCTTGAACAAGTAGTAACAG TGAATGATACGAAGGGGAAGAAGAAAGTGTTGGGGTCCAACCAGAAGCTGAAATTCAATCCCACTGAGCTCATCCTGTACTGCAAAGACTTGCGCATCATGAGGTTCTGCTTTGATGAGGCCGGGCCTGAGAGCGCCAAGAAG GTTTGCCTTGCTATTGCCCACTATTCCCATCCAGCTGATCTCCATCTTCTATTTGGCTTTGAGTATCAAGGACGACGATACCATGAATCTAAAG AGGATAGAGTCAATGGTTCATCCCCTCGAGGAGGATTGCAGACCCCCATTTTTGACCGTCCATCTGACTGGGATCGAGAGGTCAAGAGGACGAGTGCTTCAGGGTGGAGGGTGTGCTCCGTCAACGAGAGTTATGCCATCTCACAGAG TCTTCCAGAGTACGTCGTCGTCCCAGTTTCTCTGGCAGATCAAGATCTAAAGCAGTACTCTATATTCCTCAATGATAATCGCATCCCT CTCTGGTGCTGGAATCACCCCAATGGGAGCGCTCTTGTCCGCATGGCCAGCATCAGTGATCCATTACAGCAGAGGAAGATTGAACAGAG GATCTTTAATGCCATCACAAAGAGCCACCCACAGCGAAGTGATGTATTCAAGTCGGATCTGGACAAGTGTCTGCCcaacatccaggacatccagtGCGCCTTCGTTAAAGTCCGGCACATCTGCGTCATAG ATCCTTTTGAGGAGTCTGAAGAGAGATGGCTTACATCCATTGAAAACTCACGTTGGCTGGAGCACGTCAG GGCCTTTTTGAAGCACTCAGCTGAGATTGTCTACACTCTGGATGGAAAGAATTCTTCAGTCATTCTCCAAG aggaagaagacagagacCTGAACTGTGTGGTGTCGTCATTGGTGCAGCTCATGTTGGACCCTCAGTATCGCAGCCTCACTGGCTTTCAGAGTTTGGTGCAGAAGGAGTGGGTGATGGCTGGCCATCGCTTTTTGGACAGATGCAACCACTTAAAGAAGAATGACAAAGTGGAG TCGCCACTGTTCATGCTGTTCCTGGACTGCGTGTGGCAGATGATAACCCAGTACCCAGCGGCGTTTGAGTTCACAGAGACCTACCTGACAGTACTGAGTGACAGCATGTGGATTCCACTCTTCAGTACCTTCCTCTTCAATTCCTCCAAACAACGCACTAAGCACTTAATG GACTTTGCCAAGATTAAAGCCATCCCACAAGGAGAAGACCAGGTTGTGTTTTTCCCTCCGGTTTGGGACTGGTCGAAGCAGTTCTCCACCAAAGATCAAACCCTCTTTAACAACCCCATGTATGTAGGAAAAGGAGCTGCCTGTGTTCAGAACGGGGGAGTGAAAACCTTCACACGTGCAAAG AAAACCTACAGTTCCTCTGTGCGAGCATCGCCAGCCTCTCTGCGTAATGGGCTGAGGGTTGGAGAGGACACACTGACCCGCCGGGCATCTCTGCTGTCGGAGCTGAAGCCCGATTTCTCAACAGTGAAAGAAGAGAGCCCGGCAGAGCGCTTCTTCAGGGACTGGTTCTCTCAGCCTACTGACCAGCAGGGCCTCCTGATTCCCCTGCTCATTCCCTCGCACGTGGCTCTCTGGAAACTCTACTTTCTCCGCTGGGTCCCTGAAGCCTGCATCCCCAAAGGGGGATCCATCACTGCCTACCACAAGCTCTCCCAACTGGTCGATGAAATTGAGATACTGCAGAGTCAGCTCAGGCAGTATAAGGGACCCAGTCCGGGCAGCACGCCACTCCCCAGCCCCCATGGGCCCCCTTTAACCCAAAGGAGGATGTATTTTAAGGCCAGTCCCCAGAACGACCCCCCTACACCCCCAGACTTCCTTAactcctcctttcctttcaccCCAGTGGGAAATCTGTGCCGCCGCAGTATCCACGGGACTCCCATTAGCAAATTTCTGAACGGGGCGAGGATCTGGCTTTCGACAGAGACTCTTTCTAATGACACTGTCTGA
- the mtmr10 gene encoding myotubularin-related protein 10 isoform X1 gives MFSVKPVKPTFKSYLPPVQTDGKKTFEPPIRKLEPKLLPGEIVVNEVNFVRKCISSDSSRDDLWGKLICTNFKVSFILQDAPPKQKSHLSHLLLGEHDIPLTCLEQVVTVNDTKGKKKVLGSNQKLKFNPTELILYCKDLRIMRFCFDEAGPESAKKVCLAIAHYSHPADLHLLFGFEYQGRRYHESKEDRVNGSSPRGGLQTPIFDRPSDWDREVKRTSASGWRVCSVNESYAISQSLPEYVVVPVSLADQDLKQYSIFLNDNRIPLWCWNHPNGSALVRMASISDPLQQRKIEQRIFNAITKSHPQRSDVFKSDLDKCLPNIQDIQCAFVKVRHICVIDPFEESEERWLTSIENSRWLEHVRAFLKHSAEIVYTLDGKNSSVILQEEEDRDLNCVVSSLVQLMLDPQYRSLTGFQSLVQKEWVMAGHRFLDRCNHLKKNDKVESPLFMLFLDCVWQMITQYPAAFEFTETYLTVLSDSMWIPLFSTFLFNSSKQRTKHLMDFAKIKAIPQGEDQVVFFPPVWDWSKQFSTKDQTLFNNPMYVGKGAACVQNGGVKTFTRAKKTYSSSVRASPASLRNGLRVGEDTLTRRASLLSELKPDFSTVKEESPAERFFRDWFSQPTDQQGLLIPLLIPSHVALWKLYFLRWVPEACIPKGGSITAYHKLSQLVDEIEILQSQLRQYKGPSPGSTPLPSPHGPPLTQRRMYFKASPQNDPPTPPDFLNSSFPFTPVGNLCRRSIHGTPISKFLNGARIWLSTETLSNDTV, from the exons ATGTTCTCTGTCAAACCCGTGAAACCGACCTTCAAGAGTTACCTTCCTCCTGTGCAG ACTGATGGGAAGAAAACCTTTGAACCGCCTATTAGGAAGTTGGAACCCAAGTTACTTCCAG GGGAGATAGTTGTTAATGAGGTGAACTTTGTGAGGAAATGCATCagctctgacagcagcagggaTGACCTTTGGGGGAAGTTGATATGCACCAACTTTAAGGtctccttcatcctccaggATGCCCCACCCAAACAG AAGTCCCACTTGTCCCACCTGCTGCTTGGAGAGCATGACATCCCCCTGACCTGTCTTGAACAAGTAGTAACAG TGAATGATACGAAGGGGAAGAAGAAAGTGTTGGGGTCCAACCAGAAGCTGAAATTCAATCCCACTGAGCTCATCCTGTACTGCAAAGACTTGCGCATCATGAGGTTCTGCTTTGATGAGGCCGGGCCTGAGAGCGCCAAGAAG GTTTGCCTTGCTATTGCCCACTATTCCCATCCAGCTGATCTCCATCTTCTATTTGGCTTTGAGTATCAAGGACGACGATACCATGAATCTAAAG AGGATAGAGTCAATGGTTCATCCCCTCGAGGAGGATTGCAGACCCCCATTTTTGACCGTCCATCTGACTGGGATCGAGAGGTCAAGAGGACGAGTGCTTCAGGGTGGAGGGTGTGCTCCGTCAACGAGAGTTATGCCATCTCACAGAG TCTTCCAGAGTACGTCGTCGTCCCAGTTTCTCTGGCAGATCAAGATCTAAAGCAGTACTCTATATTCCTCAATGATAATCGCATCCCT CTCTGGTGCTGGAATCACCCCAATGGGAGCGCTCTTGTCCGCATGGCCAGCATCAGTGATCCATTACAGCAGAGGAAGATTGAACAGAG GATCTTTAATGCCATCACAAAGAGCCACCCACAGCGAAGTGATGTATTCAAGTCGGATCTGGACAAGTGTCTGCCcaacatccaggacatccagtGCGCCTTCGTTAAAGTCCGGCACATCTGCGTCATAG ATCCTTTTGAGGAGTCTGAAGAGAGATGGCTTACATCCATTGAAAACTCACGTTGGCTGGAGCACGTCAG GGCCTTTTTGAAGCACTCAGCTGAGATTGTCTACACTCTGGATGGAAAGAATTCTTCAGTCATTCTCCAAG aggaagaagacagagacCTGAACTGTGTGGTGTCGTCATTGGTGCAGCTCATGTTGGACCCTCAGTATCGCAGCCTCACTGGCTTTCAGAGTTTGGTGCAGAAGGAGTGGGTGATGGCTGGCCATCGCTTTTTGGACAGATGCAACCACTTAAAGAAGAATGACAAAGTGGAG TCGCCACTGTTCATGCTGTTCCTGGACTGCGTGTGGCAGATGATAACCCAGTACCCAGCGGCGTTTGAGTTCACAGAGACCTACCTGACAGTACTGAGTGACAGCATGTGGATTCCACTCTTCAGTACCTTCCTCTTCAATTCCTCCAAACAACGCACTAAGCACTTAATG GACTTTGCCAAGATTAAAGCCATCCCACAAGGAGAAGACCAGGTTGTGTTTTTCCCTCCGGTTTGGGACTGGTCGAAGCAGTTCTCCACCAAAGATCAAACCCTCTTTAACAACCCCATGTATGTAGGAAAAGGAGCTGCCTGTGTTCAGAACGGGGGAGTGAAAACCTTCACACGTGCAAAG AAAACCTACAGTTCCTCTGTGCGAGCATCGCCAGCCTCTCTGCGTAATGGGCTGAGGGTTGGAGAGGACACACTGACCCGCCGGGCATCTCTGCTGTCGGAGCTGAAGCCCGATTTCTCAACAGTGAAAGAAGAGAGCCCGGCAGAGCGCTTCTTCAGGGACTGGTTCTCTCAGCCTACTGACCAGCAGGGCCTCCTGATTCCCCTGCTCATTCCCTCGCACGTGGCTCTCTGGAAACTCTACTTTCTCCGCTGGGTCCCTGAAGCCTGCATCCCCAAAGGGGGATCCATCACTGCCTACCACAAGCTCTCCCAACTGGTCGATGAAATTGAGATACTGCAGAGTCAGCTCAGGCAGTATAAGGGACCCAGTCCGGGCAGCACGCCACTCCCCAGCCCCCATGGGCCCCCTTTAACCCAAAGGAGGATGTATTTTAAGGCCAGTCCCCAGAACGACCCCCCTACACCCCCAGACTTCCTTAactcctcctttcctttcaccCCAGTGGGAAATCTGTGCCGCCGCAGTATCCACGGGACTCCCATTAGCAAATTTCTGAACGGGGCGAGGATCTGGCTTTCGACAGAGACTCTTTCTAATGACACTGTCTGA
- the atxn1l gene encoding ataxin-1-like produces MKPAQERNQESLPPKKRDLPPSNSGGGSGASGGAGATAGSGATGGSGAGGAGGTGGTGGGIGEDEVVSIQNSAANSDTQGGNPSAEWLRAQQGHHYGMDNSDGIPAVPVDQYSMLYKVALPSVTYSPTSLHPVLSHISPAYTVHSPFLQQPGLSYPPMGYTQIPHSSLQFVSSPYAAVPYALPPGFVPGSLISPSGTISQSHLVPYPSVIQEGVVSPPPQAQVAAHTFAKVAASSGVPMMLQSEQAAQQHLSAVGVLPAAELSSRGMPVYYHPQGARAAIAIRDLHSAQQENEPEMNGRDKEQIAREVALDSAYAARNVRLLQVAPITAAQEHIQDRGLQNRRLEERSSPGQRSTPDSDLEVQQVVGRLISSNQGGSGVRKEVSFAPLNLSQGHQRSREIHGESPGINFSRAAYAVQASYSDPRVTGLQQQTGQHAVVLANGQPVLIPLEYHLQHHPQAPQQHYPELVNDAPASHASTIISSFNPNFKASDSSARVCLSEKAEPPPAQQQLAHHPPVQPSADITQALASSLAPAATPSSPSHFMKGAIIQLATGELKRVEDLQTQDFVRSAEVSGGLKIDSSMVVDIRASQQRAGLVSLHFTVGEQQSKVTIDVPPEHPFFVFGQGWSSCSPERTAQLYGLACHHLQVGDVCVSITLQQQQQLQPQQQKQPQHNHSQQQQQQQQQQQQQQQQQQQQQNLSRTLSKTNATSGLSHQLMGPPAPQQSRPQSHFRIDRIHRERQRDGEKDTADKEEATYLGVIGHTESHIRPSRTSAEHPRSQSSYHLHTEGSTFAGAGTGAMHPSLGASQRRWSSPGLQRFSMKGDEGPRPQISNSGHIRPSFIPQEVKLSIEGRSNAGK; encoded by the exons ATGAAACCAGCTCAGGAGCGGAACCAGGAGTCCCTGCCTCCAAAGAAGAGGGACCTCCCACCTAGTAACAGTGGAGGTGGATCTGGAGCGAGCGGGGGGGCTGGGGCTACAGCTGGAAGTGGGGCTACAGGTGGAAGTGGTGCAGGTGGTGCCGGTGGTACAGGTGGTACAGGTGGGGGTATTGGAGAAGATGAAGTGGTTTCCATCCAGAACTCTGCAGCCAACAGTGACACTCAGGGAGGGAACCCATCTGCAGAGTGGCTGCGAGCTCAGCAAGGACATCATTATGgaatggataattctgatggcATACCAGCAGTCCCGGTTGACCAGTACAGCATGCTCTACAAAGTGGCTCTTCCGTCTGTTACCTACTCGCCTACCAGTCTTCACCCAGTGTTAAGCCACATCTCTCCAGCCTACACTGTTCATTCTCCTTTCCTGCAGCAACCAGGACTGTCCTATCCTCCTATGGGTTACACCCAGATCCCTCACTCCTCTCTGCAGTTTGTTAGTTCCCCCTACGCAGCGGTACCTTATGCTCTCCCCCCTGGCTTTGTCCCGGGATCGTTGATCTCTCCTTCAGGCACCATCTCTCAGTCCCATCTGGTTCCCTATCCATCTGTCATACAGGAAGGGGTTGTTTCCCCACCTCCCCAGGCCCAGGTAGCTGCTCATACATTTGCCAAAGTTGCAGCATCCAGTGGTGTCCCGATGATGCTGCAGTCCGAGCAAGCTGCCCAGCAGCACCTCAGTGCTGTGGGGGTCCTGCCCGCAGCCGAGCTCAGCTCCCGAGGGATGCCAGTCTACTACCACCCTCAGGGCGCCAGGGCTGCCATTGCCATCCGAGACCTCCACAGTGCCCAGCAGGAGAATGAACCAGAGATGAATGGAAGGGATAAAGAGCAGATAGCCCGGGAGGTTGCACTGGACTCGGCCTACGCTGCCAGAAATGTACGTCTGCTGCAGGTAGCACCGATCACTGCCGCACAGGAGCACATCCAGGACCGAGGTCTGCAGAACCgaaggctggaggagaggagctcaCCTGGCCAGCGCAGCACTCCAGACAGTGACCTGGAG GTGCAGCAGGTGGTTGGTCGTTTGATTTCCTCTAACCAAGGTGGAAGTGGCGTGAGGAAAGAGGTCTCCTTCGCTCCCCTGAACCTCTCCCAGGGTCACCAGAGATCCAGAGAGATCCATGGAGAGAGCCCGGGCATCAATTTCAGCCGGGCGGCATACGCGGTGCAGGCGAGTTACAGTGACCCCAGGGTGACCGGTCTCCAGCAGCAAACAGGACAGCATGCTGTTGTGCTTGCTAATGGGCAGCCAGTTCTTATTCCCCTGGAGTATCACCTGCAGCATCATCCCCAAGCACCCCAGCAACACTACCCAGAACTGGTTAATGATGCCCCGGCCAGCCATGCCTCAACCATCATCTCCTCTTTCAACCCAAACTTTAAAGCCTCCGATTCTTCAGCCAGAGTGTGCCTCTCTGAAAAGGCGGAGCCGCCcccagctcagcagcagcttgcCCATCATCCTCCTGTCCAGCCTTCAGCAGATATAACTCAGGCCTTAGCTTCAAGCCTCGCTCCCGCCGCCACTCCCAGCAGCCCGTCGCACTTCATGAAGGGCGCCATTATCCAGCTGGCCACTGGGGAACTGAAGCGTGTGGAGGACCTGCAGACTCAGGACTTTGTGCGGAGTGCGGAGGTGAGTGGGGGGCTTAAGATTGACTCCAGCATGGTGGTGGACATCCGAGCCAGCCAGCAGAGAGCAGGTCTAGTGTCGCTTCACTTCACTGTTGGTGAGCAGCAGAGCAAAGTGACCATCGACGTGCCTCCGGAGCACCCCTTCTTTGTGTTCGGGCAGGGCTGGTCGTCCTGCAGCCCTGAGCGCACGGCCCAGCTTTACGGCCTGGCCTGCCATCATCTGCAAgtgggagatgtgtgtgtgtccatcaccctgcagcagcagcagcagcttcagccccagcagcagaaacaaccACAGCACAATCAttcgcagcagcagcaacaacaacaacaacaacaacaacaacaacaacagcagcagcagcagcagcagaacctgTCCAGGACTTTGAGCAAAACTAACGCCACATCAGGACTTAGTCACCAGCTCATGGGGCCTCCTGCTCCCCAGCAGTCACGGCCTCAGTCTCATTTCAGGATAGACCGCatccacagagaaagacagagggatggGGAGAAAGACACGGCTGATAAGGAGGAAGCAACATATTTGGGGGTTATTGGCCACACTGAGTCGCACATCCGACCGAGCAGGACCTCAGCAGAGCATCCGAGGAGCCAGAGCAGTTACCACTTGCACACAGAAGGCTCTACTTTTGCAGGGGCGGGGACGGGAGCAATGCATCCTTCGCTCGGTGCCTCACAGAGACGCTGGTCCTCGCCTGGCCTCCAAAGATTCAGTATGAAGGGAGATGAAGGGCCACGCCCTCAGATAAGCAACTCCGGCCACATAAGACCCTCGTTCATCCCCCAGGAGGTCAAACTGTCCATAGAGGGGCGCTCTAATGCAGGGAAGTAG